Part of the Xenopus tropicalis strain Nigerian chromosome 3, UCB_Xtro_10.0, whole genome shotgun sequence genome, GcttttgtactttgtactttgtacttggAGAAAGCTGACCAAAGGAACTCCTAAGAGATTTCCTGAGACTTGATTGCTTCAACTCCACTGAGCATCTTTACAAGCAGCAGTATTCAGAATGGAGATGGTAGATACCTGCCATTTTTCCCCATCTGAATTCTTCTATGACAGCTCTTGCATTCCTTCTCCAGAGGAGGGATATACAGAAGACTATGAGCATGGCATGTCTCTCTATGGAGCTCACAAAAAGGATCTTCAAGAATCCGATGAAGATGAGCATGTAAGAGCACCCATTGGTCACCACCAAGCAGGTAACTGTTTGATGTGGGCTTGTAAAGCCTGCAAAAGAAAATCTTCCACTATGGACAGAAGGAAGGCTGCCACCATGAGAGAAAGGAGAAGGCTTAAGAAAGTAAACCAGGCTTTTGAAACTCTCAAAAGATGCACCACTACAAACCCCAATCAGAGACTGCCAAAGGTGGAGATCCTAAGAAACGCAATTAAATATATAGAGAGCCTCCAAGACCTACTGCAAGAACAGGTAGAAAACTACTACAGTCTCCCAGGACAGAGCTGCACCGAACCAGGAAGCCCGACATCCAGCTGCTCAGATGGCATGGTAAGAACCTTGCTAACAGACCCATTCCTAAATCTATAGACATGTCTTGTTTTATCAGTTACTAGGGTCTTTAAATATGCATTTGTTATTTGGTATTGTTCTATTCCACAGTATGCATGAAAATGAATTCCCTATATTGTTTTTTGGACTATTATATAAGTTGGCACTCAGGTTCTTTCACATGCTGTATACAGTAATGTTTCCTCCCACATGAAGCTGCGTATTTATTACAGGCAACTACACTTCAGCCAGGTTTCCATGTGAAAACCGCTGAGAAAgtgttctctctctgtctctgtataTCAGTGTGGCCTCCCCCAGCCACAACCGATTCTTCATGCTTAATGTGTTACACATTTTTGCTAaattttgttctgctgatcattTTTCAAGAAGCCCCCGAATTAACACCAGTTTCTGAGAGCCCGTAAGATTCCTCCTTTTAAAATGTGTTGATAGGACACCCAGACAAATGCATAATACAATAAGCTTTTATGGTGCCATAATGATTTCTACAGCTTACTGATGCaccttttttgttgtttatttagaCTGACTGCAGCAGCCCACAATGGTCTGGAAGGAACAGCAGCTTTGATAATGTTTATTGCTCCGATTTACAGACAAGTAAGTTTTTCCCTACATACCATATTTGGGAAACATGTGTTTAAACATATAACTTAAGCCTCAAAGGGACCACCGTAATGTTTATAGAGAAACTTCAAAAGACATGGGCAGTTTTTAGCTACGTaatttgtgtgtaaaaaaaaaaaaaaataggtgcgcATGTATATGCAAACATACTATTATACAATAATACCTTAGTTTTCCCCCTTCTTTATGTATATAGAACTGTACAATGCAACCCTACAATATTGCCGTCAATTCTTCACACTGTGGAAATGTGACATACAGTATGGGATCCATGCATCCATCCATACATTACATTGTCTTTGATTGTATTGGAAATGTATGGTTACTTAATTGGAACAAAAACATCTGTTAGaaattacttatatatatatatatatatatatatatatatatatataattattattctaAAGTCCCTTAATATTTACATACTAAATGCAAAATTTGCTGCGCACATAACAGAGGTGCACACATTTGTTCTATAATCACGCATCAAAACCAAAGTAATAGTACTGGCGCTGCAGGACATTTCGCATTCAAATCAATGGAAAGTGGCTGGGATAATCAGAATAGCAGCTCCCTGTTTGTCCAACAAGttccttttttaaacattttattgcatttctgcaTTGAGACGTGGCTCAAGACAATGCAAGAAATTCAAGAATGGATAACTGTAGTTGGATATTAAAGtgtaatatgtatataattaGTTTAAATAGTGCAGGTTTtcacattataataataatgtacagtgGTTATATAGGTTCAATACACATTTTTTCAAAACTTTACTATTGCAAAACAGGTGAAAAATTCTGTTGAAGTCTTTTTACACATCTGTTGCAAATCTAAAGCTCCCCGCATGGCAATGTAGCTAGATAAATGGGAGAGGCAGGTTGCTACAGCTGGAGTGGTACAGGACAGGTTGTATAACCCCTTCTGTATACAATGGGCTGGTAGCAAGTTGCCACAATGAATAAAGTGCAAATACATAAGTATTAGCTACAGCACACTGTGTTTTAATCCCCTGTAATGTAATTTCTCAAAACTTCCCTTTGCATCCTTTTTGTTGTTGTGTGACTGCAATGCCAATGTACATCTCTGGCCATATTGTTTCCAGGAACTGATAGCAATGATTTTCAGGCCTTGTCTATCAGGTCCTCTTATAACCCAGTGTGTTAGTGACAGACACTCACCTCTGTCTGCTTGTCCTTTCCAATCAGCTGTGCACAGCAGTGTGACTGTGTTGGAAATAGAGTAGCAAGAAGTAAAGAAAGTGATGATTCTAGCAAGGGTTATAAtaaatcccatagctgtatatggAATACATTATCtcttgagttaaaaaaaaaaattgtcattactGTAAAGGAAAATAGTGTTAATTACATGTAAAAGAAGAACAAGAATATACTAAGTCAGTCTttttcttttgcaggtttttcatCAACCAAACTGACACTGTCCAGCCTTGACTGCTTATCTAGTATTGTGGATCGGATCTCCTCTTCTGAGCAATGCTCCCTCCCTATTCCAGACTCTCTCTCCCTGTCTCCTACCAGTAGCACTGACTCCTTTCCACGATCACCTGACATGCCCGATTGCCGACCAATCTACCATGTACTATAAACCTCTGTTAATTCCATTAACATATACTTACTAAATATTATGACTTAATCCAAAACATTTCCTTGCAACCAGCAAATCGGCGTATAAGGACTTATGTTATTATttgtatagatatgtatataaagaaataattttgttattttttaaatgccTAAATTATATTTCTACTTGGCTACATTTTGTATTTAACGTTAATAACCAAGCCTACAGCAAGAAATCCCAATTGCTATTGTGTTAATAAACatgctgtttttttctttctatgaAACAACTCTCTTTATTGTGAGAAACCTCGGGCATAAGAAAATCCCTTTCTCGTTTGGCTTTTGCTATCAGACAATTTCCTAAAATTCTAATTCTAAATGAGGTTATAACATACAGTTAGTGTAATATCAGCTGCATCTTTAGAAGGCAATAAGCACACACAGTGAATGGATGGGTGAAACTGAGACAGGCTAGCTAATTAGTTTGATACATCAGTTTTAATTAAAGTATGATGAACGTGTCATTTGGTGGTTATATGATATGAATTTTTATTCTCTGAAAactgattattcttttgacaaAATTGCAAGTACCAGCAAACAAGATATTGAAATACTTGCACTTCAACACAGTTACCCTTGAGCGATGACCTTGAGGCCCACTCACTGAGCAGTCACATGCGGTAATGTATACTTGACTTTAGCAGCCAATTAATTTGAGTCCCCAGTCCATTCCCTAAGCTTTGGCAATTGGAATTCACATTTTCTCTGTTGCATCATTTTGCTATTTTGACACAGTGCTAATGCAGCTTGCCCTGTTTAAGCGCAACATGTACATCATTTATCACATTATTGATCTTTACAAAGAGTTGTTGAGCACTCACACttttcttttgtaaaaataaatacatttaaatgaccCCCCATGGACATAGACCAATTCCAGACAATGGAATATTCAACTGCATACAGGGGTGCAGTATAAGCAAAGGATACTGGGAGGGCTTGGTGCTCACACTGTGACAAAAGCAATGTCTTCAAGTAGAATTTAACAGAGCCCACGTACTGTATATCTGCTGAGAAATTGTATGCTCCTTTTAATGTAACTAAGGTTTTTCAACACAGTCTGGGGAATGTCCAGTGTAGCTGTGACTGCACTACAATATAATCCCCCACTATGCAAGATGGCAAGGTGGGCAAAtcaattttaaagggttcacagcTTTTGCATACTGTTGTAAGTTGGATCACCCCAATGATCTAACCACCTGAAACTGCCGGCACTAGCCACTTCA contains:
- the myf5 gene encoding myogenic factor 5 encodes the protein MEMVDTCHFSPSEFFYDSSCIPSPEEGYTEDYEHGMSLYGAHKKDLQESDEDEHVRAPIGHHQAGNCLMWACKACKRKSSTMDRRKAATMRERRRLKKVNQAFETLKRCTTTNPNQRLPKVEILRNAIKYIESLQDLLQEQVENYYSLPGQSCTEPGSPTSSCSDGMTDCSSPQWSGRNSSFDNVYCSDLQTSFSSTKLTLSSLDCLSSIVDRISSSEQCSLPIPDSLSLSPTSSTDSFPRSPDMPDCRPIYHVL